A genome region from Clostridium sp. JN-9 includes the following:
- a CDS encoding aldehyde dehydrogenase family protein, with translation MFENIRQQNIYKNLLDGKWVQSSSNKNIKIHSPRNNSVVGMIQAMTKEEVDLSIASSNAAAKVWRDVPINERAVILNKAALLLEENMLELYKVLQYEIGKDKESSISEITRSADFIRFTADEGKHMEGKTILGDSFPGFNKNKISLVTRVPLGTVLAISPFNYPINLSVSKIAPALIAGNSVILKPPTSGSISALHMAEIFNKAGLPKGVLNTVTGKGSDIGDYLVTHKGIDFINFTGSTEVGRHIASMAGMVPTLLELGGKDAALVLDDADLDLAAKEIASGAFSYSGQRCTAIKRVIVLNSIAPALICKIKAIAENLRVDALREDCEIVPLINMKAADFVQELIDDAINKGANLILGNKRIDNLIYPTIFDNVTSDMRIAWEEPFGPILPIIRVNSMEEAVKVTNSSKYGLQASIFTNNINKAFFIADKLQVGTVQINGKTERSPDHFPFSGFKSSGMGTQGIRYSIEAMSKIKSIVLNLEDFNEIK, from the coding sequence ATGTTTGAAAATATCAGGCAGCAAAATATTTATAAAAATCTATTAGATGGCAAATGGGTACAAAGCAGCAGCAATAAAAACATTAAAATCCATTCTCCCAGAAATAACTCCGTTGTTGGTATGATTCAGGCTATGACAAAGGAAGAGGTGGATCTTTCCATAGCAAGCTCTAATGCAGCTGCAAAGGTCTGGAGGGATGTACCTATTAATGAAAGAGCTGTAATTTTAAATAAAGCAGCTTTATTATTAGAAGAAAATATGCTTGAACTATATAAGGTACTCCAATATGAAATAGGCAAAGATAAAGAATCCTCTATTTCAGAAATCACAAGATCTGCTGATTTTATAAGGTTCACTGCAGATGAAGGAAAGCATATGGAGGGTAAGACAATATTAGGAGACAGTTTTCCTGGATTTAATAAGAATAAAATTTCCCTGGTTACAAGAGTTCCTCTGGGAACTGTGCTGGCCATTTCTCCCTTTAATTATCCAATTAATCTGTCTGTTTCAAAAATTGCACCTGCTTTAATTGCCGGCAATAGTGTTATTCTTAAGCCGCCAACATCAGGCTCTATTAGCGCTCTTCATATGGCAGAAATATTTAATAAAGCAGGACTGCCAAAAGGTGTATTAAATACCGTTACAGGTAAAGGAAGCGACATAGGAGATTATCTAGTTACACATAAGGGAATTGATTTTATCAACTTTACAGGAAGCACAGAAGTTGGCAGACATATTGCCTCTATGGCAGGCATGGTTCCCACTCTTTTAGAACTGGGAGGTAAGGATGCTGCATTGGTTTTAGATGATGCAGATCTGGATTTAGCAGCAAAAGAAATAGCTTCTGGTGCCTTTAGTTATTCAGGACAGAGATGTACAGCAATTAAACGTGTAATTGTTTTAAATAGTATTGCTCCAGCTTTAATATGCAAAATTAAGGCCATTGCAGAAAATTTAAGGGTTGATGCCCTTAGGGAGGATTGTGAAATAGTACCATTAATAAATATGAAAGCTGCAGATTTTGTTCAGGAATTAATTGACGATGCAATTAACAAAGGAGCTAACCTTATCTTAGGGAATAAGCGTATAGATAATTTAATTTATCCTACTATATTTGACAATGTTACCAGTGATATGAGAATTGCCTGGGAGGAGCCTTTTGGTCCAATACTTCCAATCATAAGAGTAAACAGCATGGAGGAAGCTGTAAAGGTTACTAACAGCTCAAAGTATGGTCTCCAAGCTTCTATTTTCACAAATAATATTAATAAGGCATTTTTTATTGCAGATAAACTTCAGGTTGGAACAGTTCAAATTAACGGAAAAACTGAAAGAAGCCCTGATCATTTTCCATTCTCAGGATTCAAATCCTCTGGAATGGGCACCCAGGGTATACGATATAGCATTGAAGCTATGAGCAAAATCAAAAGTATAGTACTGAACCTGGAGGATTTTAATGAAATTAAATAA
- a CDS encoding ComEC/Rec2 family competence protein: MKLNKKFIGILSSAVLIIILLIPLFNVKSTHPEADNNKIKIHYIDVGQGDSILVQVNNINLLIDAGPYENTSKLISYLNKQHIKKLHYIIATHPHDDHIGAMSEVIKKFNIGEFYAPKKAESTTAFQNMVLELKNKNKKINIAKAGVSIDLGNKANCEILAPNNSEYKETNNYSAVIKITYGNSKFIFTGDAEKLSEKEMLEKNYDLSSEVLKVGHHGSTTSSSTEFLDKVNPEIAIISCGKGNMYGHPNKGTILNLKYRNIQIYRTDIDGNIVIVSNGNSIEKQ, translated from the coding sequence ATGAAATTAAATAAAAAGTTTATTGGTATATTATCCTCTGCTGTTTTAATAATTATATTGTTAATACCATTATTTAATGTAAAATCAACTCACCCTGAAGCTGACAATAATAAAATTAAAATTCATTATATTGATGTTGGCCAGGGTGACAGCATTCTTGTGCAGGTTAACAATATAAACTTATTAATTGATGCTGGTCCATATGAAAATACGTCTAAATTAATTTCATATCTGAACAAGCAGCATATAAAAAAGCTTCATTACATAATTGCTACACACCCTCATGATGATCATATTGGGGCAATGTCAGAAGTTATAAAGAAATTTAATATTGGTGAATTCTATGCACCAAAGAAAGCTGAAAGTACAACAGCATTTCAGAATATGGTACTGGAATTAAAAAATAAGAATAAAAAAATAAATATTGCCAAGGCTGGAGTTTCTATAGATCTTGGAAACAAAGCAAATTGTGAAATACTTGCCCCAAATAATTCTGAATATAAGGAGACAAATAATTATTCTGCAGTTATTAAAATAACATATGGAAATTCAAAATTCATATTTACAGGGGATGCAGAAAAATTAAGTGAAAAAGAAATGCTGGAAAAGAATTATGACTTATCCAGTGAAGTTTTAAAAGTTGGTCATCATGGGAGCACCACCTCTTCTTCAACTGAATTTTTAGATAAAGTAAACCCTGAAATTGCAATAATCAGCTGTGGTAAAGGCAACATGTATGGTCACCCAAATAAAGGAACTATATTAAATCTTAAATATAGAAATATTCAAATTTACAGAACTGATATAGATGGGAATATAGTTATTGTAAGTAATGGAAATTCAATAGAAAAACAATAA
- a CDS encoding undecaprenyl-diphosphate phosphatase: MLLIIKAIIVGIVEGITEFLPISSTGHMIVIGKLIKFNGFYRKPYTDMFMVVIQLGAILSIVVLYWDKILLTLKNFFPSKNLPAKKSGLRFWIIVIIACIPMAAIGLPLQDKIEAKLFYPVPVAAALIVGAIWMIYAEKRYRNNSARSGIFDINAKQAIIIGAFQCLALWPGMSRSASTIIGAWIAGLSTVAGAEFSFFLAMPIMVGASGVSLFKHNILATCSTSEIIALAVGFVVSFIVALVVVDKFIKFLKKRPLRIFAVYRLGFGLLILVLAFFKIL, translated from the coding sequence ATGCTTTTAATAATCAAAGCTATTATAGTCGGCATTGTAGAAGGTATTACTGAATTTTTACCAATTTCCTCTACAGGACATATGATAGTTATAGGCAAACTCATTAAATTTAACGGCTTTTACAGAAAGCCATATACTGACATGTTTATGGTTGTTATTCAGCTGGGTGCAATATTATCAATAGTTGTGCTGTATTGGGATAAAATATTGCTAACATTGAAAAACTTTTTTCCAAGTAAAAATTTACCTGCAAAAAAATCAGGCCTGAGATTTTGGATAATTGTTATAATAGCATGTATACCAATGGCTGCAATAGGACTGCCATTACAGGATAAAATAGAAGCAAAATTATTCTATCCGGTTCCAGTGGCTGCAGCTTTAATAGTAGGCGCCATATGGATGATCTATGCAGAAAAAAGATACAGAAATAATTCGGCAAGAAGTGGTATTTTTGATATAAATGCTAAACAAGCTATAATTATTGGAGCATTTCAGTGCTTGGCTTTATGGCCGGGTATGTCTAGGTCAGCTTCAACTATTATAGGAGCATGGATTGCAGGATTATCAACTGTGGCTGGCGCAGAATTTTCATTTTTTCTGGCAATGCCTATTATGGTAGGAGCATCAGGAGTATCCTTATTTAAACACAATATATTAGCAACCTGTTCTACTTCGGAAATTATTGCACTGGCAGTTGGATTTGTTGTTTCTTTTATAGTAGCACTTGTTGTTGTTGATAAGTTCATTAAATTTTTAAAGAAGAGACCGCTGAGAATTTTTGCAGTATATAGATTAGGATTTGGATTACTTATATTAGTGCTGGCATTCTTCAAGATACTATAA
- a CDS encoding aromatic acid exporter family protein yields the protein MIKLKKVGLRNIKTAIAVFLCVIISWALKFEYPFYAAIAAIISMQSSVVESFTVGRNRILGTIVGAFIGFLCALIQPGNAFLCAAGLIVVVYICDSFNWNKSVTIACIVFMAIMLNLNGRSPMSYSINRIIDTLLGIVVAIFVNYFIFPPKIMEDIERKNNLLKSSIKISIKEYLINNKAINFGEINKKILKLEEKLILISKELMKDEINEDVIKEILVDLENYKMIFSCFKLLNNYEGSVEPDYNNAIIIEEKFQTKIDMKINNNNIIYNYIIKQILDRI from the coding sequence ATGATTAAACTAAAAAAAGTCGGGTTAAGAAATATAAAAACAGCTATAGCAGTTTTTTTATGCGTAATTATTTCCTGGGCATTAAAGTTTGAGTATCCTTTTTATGCAGCAATTGCCGCAATTATTTCAATGCAGAGTTCTGTAGTAGAGTCCTTTACAGTTGGAAGAAACAGAATACTTGGAACAATAGTTGGTGCATTTATAGGATTTTTATGTGCACTAATTCAGCCTGGGAATGCGTTTCTATGTGCTGCCGGCCTTATTGTTGTTGTATATATTTGTGATTCATTCAACTGGAATAAGTCCGTAACCATTGCATGTATAGTGTTCATGGCAATAATGCTGAATCTTAATGGAAGAAGCCCCATGTCTTACAGCATAAACAGAATTATTGATACACTTTTAGGTATTGTAGTGGCCATATTTGTTAACTACTTTATTTTTCCTCCCAAAATTATGGAAGATATAGAAAGAAAAAATAATTTGTTAAAAAGCAGCATAAAAATTTCTATTAAGGAGTATTTAATTAACAATAAAGCTATTAATTTTGGTGAGATTAATAAAAAAATACTAAAGCTTGAGGAGAAATTAATATTAATATCTAAGGAATTAATGAAAGATGAAATTAATGAAGATGTAATTAAAGAAATACTTGTTGATTTGGAAAATTATAAAATGATATTTTCCTGTTTTAAGCTACTGAATAACTATGAGGGCAGTGTTGAGCCGGACTATAATAATGCAATTATAATAGAAGAGAAATTTCAAACTAAAATTGACATGAAAATAAATAATAATAATATAATATATAATTATATTATAAAGCAGATATTAGACAGGATATAA
- the pckA gene encoding phosphoenolpyruvate carboxykinase (ATP) yields the protein MSIDLQYLKIKKYNKLYRNLPVPELVEKAIMRNEGILSSTGALVINTGKYTGRSPKDRYIVKQSSIDNKVNWGSINLPIDENVFNKLYSDVINYLENKDLFVFDGFVGAMKKYTLPIRVICEYASQALFSNQMLIRPSHSDLQDFLPEFNVISAPGFKAKGIEDGINSEAFIIINFDKKIILIGGTHYSGEIKKSIFSVMNFLLPDKGIMPMHCSANIGEAGDTAVFFGLSGTGKTTLSADPERKLIGDDEHGWCDKGVFNFEGGCYAKTIKLDKEKEKEIYNAIKFGCVLENVVLNEKREADYDDGRYTENTRAAYPINFIENAELSGVGGNPNTLIFLTADAFGVMPPISKLTKEAAMYHFMSGYTSKVAGTERGITEPKATFSACFGEPFMLMNPSVYAELLGKKILQQNTDVYLVNTGWLYGGYGKGSRIQLKYTRAMIKAALSGELKNAEYTEHPVFKVLMPAHCKNVPDELLNPRNTWDDKEAYDVKAYELAGKFNENFKKFKNVDDAIRSAGPVIP from the coding sequence ATGTCTATTGATTTACAATATTTAAAAATTAAAAAATATAATAAACTCTATAGAAATTTGCCAGTACCTGAATTAGTAGAAAAAGCTATTATGAGAAATGAAGGCATATTATCAAGTACAGGAGCTTTAGTAATAAATACTGGGAAATATACTGGAAGATCTCCAAAGGATAGATACATAGTTAAACAATCAAGTATAGATAACAAGGTAAATTGGGGAAGCATAAACTTACCAATCGATGAAAATGTTTTCAATAAGTTATATTCTGATGTAATTAATTATCTTGAAAATAAAGATTTATTTGTTTTCGATGGATTTGTTGGTGCAATGAAGAAATATACTCTTCCAATAAGAGTAATATGTGAATATGCTTCTCAGGCACTGTTTTCAAATCAGATGTTAATAAGACCCTCACATAGTGATCTGCAGGATTTTCTACCTGAATTTAATGTTATTTCAGCACCAGGATTTAAAGCAAAAGGAATTGAAGATGGAATAAATTCAGAAGCATTTATAATAATTAACTTTGATAAAAAAATTATTTTAATTGGGGGAACTCACTACTCAGGAGAAATAAAAAAATCTATTTTCTCTGTTATGAACTTCCTGCTGCCTGATAAGGGAATAATGCCAATGCACTGCTCTGCAAATATTGGTGAAGCTGGTGACACAGCAGTATTTTTCGGACTTTCAGGAACAGGTAAAACCACATTATCAGCAGATCCTGAAAGAAAGCTTATTGGAGATGATGAGCATGGATGGTGTGATAAGGGAGTTTTCAATTTTGAAGGCGGCTGCTATGCAAAAACAATAAAATTGGATAAAGAAAAGGAAAAAGAAATTTATAATGCAATAAAATTTGGCTGCGTTTTAGAAAATGTAGTTTTAAATGAAAAGAGAGAAGCAGATTACGATGATGGAAGATATACAGAAAATACAAGAGCAGCATATCCTATTAATTTCATAGAGAATGCTGAATTGTCAGGGGTTGGCGGAAATCCAAATACTTTGATTTTTTTAACTGCAGATGCATTTGGAGTTATGCCTCCTATCTCAAAGTTAACAAAGGAAGCTGCAATGTATCATTTTATGTCAGGGTATACAAGTAAGGTAGCAGGAACAGAAAGAGGAATTACTGAGCCTAAAGCCACTTTTTCTGCCTGCTTTGGAGAACCATTTATGCTGATGAACCCATCTGTATATGCTGAACTTTTAGGAAAAAAGATTCTGCAGCAAAACACAGATGTATATCTTGTAAACACAGGCTGGCTATATGGAGGCTATGGTAAAGGCAGCAGGATCCAGCTTAAATATACAAGAGCAATGATTAAGGCAGCACTTAGCGGAGAGCTAAAGAATGCAGAGTACACAGAACATCCTGTATTTAAGGTTTTAATGCCTGCTCACTGTAAAAATGTACCTGATGAACTCCTGAATCCTAGAAATACCTGGGATGATAAGGAAGCCTATGACGTTAAAGCTTATGAACTGGCCGGTAAATTCAATGAAAACTTTAAGAAATTTAAAAATGTGGATGATGCAATTAGAAGTGCAGGTCCTGTTATTCCATAG
- a CDS encoding DMT family transporter, translating into MKNTKGYIYSIIGAILFGTAGLFIKSAYETGLSAVSLLTVQYIFAVILMFIVAFIKNKETLKVSKKQLKDLAVLGIIGNTFMTVFYYMAFEYLPMAMVTMLLYTYPIMVFIYTTVFNKRKVKPRKLMALLLAFTGCILTLNLLGGKLSYSYKGIIIGLLSAVFYAFMNIFAEKKLSNVEPLTINAYSTLFSLISLCIYSFPTFLFRGEIHVNGLINILCLAFFCEIIPLTLLYAAISYIGALKVSIISNLEIPTSMIVGFLFLQEKVSIIQIIGAMCIIYAVYLLRD; encoded by the coding sequence ATGAAAAATACTAAGGGTTACATATATTCTATAATAGGAGCAATATTATTTGGCACTGCAGGTTTATTTATAAAATCTGCTTATGAAACAGGTCTAAGTGCAGTATCACTTTTAACAGTGCAGTATATTTTTGCTGTAATTTTAATGTTTATAGTAGCTTTCATAAAGAACAAAGAGACTTTAAAGGTATCTAAAAAACAGTTAAAAGATTTAGCTGTTTTAGGCATTATAGGCAATACATTTATGACTGTATTTTACTATATGGCTTTTGAATATTTACCAATGGCTATGGTAACAATGCTTTTATACACTTATCCAATAATGGTTTTTATATATACAACGGTGTTTAATAAACGCAAAGTTAAACCTAGAAAACTAATGGCATTATTACTTGCATTTACAGGCTGTATTTTAACATTAAATTTATTAGGCGGTAAACTTAGTTATTCATACAAAGGTATAATTATTGGGTTGTTAAGTGCTGTTTTCTACGCATTTATGAACATTTTTGCTGAAAAAAAGCTTAGCAATGTGGAACCGTTAACTATTAATGCATATTCTACATTATTTTCTCTAATCTCATTATGTATATACAGCTTTCCAACATTTTTGTTCAGAGGAGAAATACATGTTAATGGATTAATAAATATATTGTGCTTAGCATTTTTCTGTGAAATCATACCATTGACTCTTTTGTATGCGGCTATATCATATATTGGTGCCCTGAAAGTTTCTATAATTAGTAACTTGGAAATACCAACATCTATGATTGTGGGATTTTTATTTTTGCAGGAAAAGGTATCTATTATACAGATAATTGGGGCAATGTGTATAATTTATGCAGTATACCTTCTGAGAGATTGA
- a CDS encoding tetratricopeptide repeat protein, whose protein sequence is MVNDFWKKDEFTKLKSKGYKKFFKHRCITSLIGIAGALVITGSIIYFRERVQPQPKVTITTNKAEEYFYSAKYDDAINEYINIQNIDNTSNLLNVKIAEVYSVKGDIEDSKKYITKAKGDRKTAELLNYIIFTEFMNKDYKTALLDGEKALKDYPHDKKLIKTMFTVYMANNELDKAKSLMNIYPVDSNSSYDMAEYGRMLMVQGDMDNGFKNLKLAWDKNKDEYKVYDVLAQISVYNKDKILELITNLSDKNKEEPAYKMWLAKIYSLQKETADQAGQILDSIKDRDIGKIEFKLIEASVLQNTNKTKEADELMNTLIKENKDSYTILHTAGWYYLNKKEYDKAEKYCKESILKNRDYPDNYGFLMPEILKDEGKSIEGEPYFRTAMMKEPYNYNIMLNIANFYWYTNKNTDKAMEYFKMAEIVKPDDADIKYNMALIDLNNKKDDDAVKLLNECIKLADAVPEYHRTLGTVYFLKGNTKEALQQIRYAYNGDENDILTLNNAGCYYITVDANLDRGMFNLKKAYEGITKDTDKYTKDTITENYNKAKKLYDDYTSSSSKTLKVPDFIMFY, encoded by the coding sequence ATGGTAAACGATTTTTGGAAGAAAGATGAATTTACTAAATTAAAAAGCAAAGGATATAAAAAGTTTTTTAAACATAGATGTATAACCTCACTGATTGGCATTGCAGGTGCTTTGGTGATTACAGGTTCTATTATTTATTTTAGGGAAAGAGTTCAGCCTCAGCCAAAGGTAACTATTACAACAAACAAAGCTGAGGAATACTTTTATAGTGCAAAATATGATGATGCTATTAATGAGTATATTAATATTCAAAACATAGATAATACCTCAAATTTACTGAATGTAAAAATTGCTGAAGTATATTCTGTTAAAGGTGATATTGAAGATTCTAAAAAATATATTACAAAGGCTAAAGGTGATAGAAAAACAGCAGAATTATTAAATTATATAATTTTTACTGAATTTATGAATAAAGATTATAAAACTGCTCTTTTAGATGGAGAAAAAGCTCTTAAGGATTATCCTCATGATAAAAAGCTCATTAAAACCATGTTTACAGTTTATATGGCTAACAATGAGTTGGACAAGGCAAAATCTTTAATGAACATTTATCCTGTTGATTCAAATTCATCCTACGATATGGCTGAGTATGGGAGAATGCTCATGGTTCAGGGCGATATGGATAATGGATTTAAAAATCTAAAGCTGGCATGGGATAAGAATAAAGATGAATATAAGGTTTATGATGTACTGGCCCAGATATCCGTATATAATAAGGATAAAATTTTAGAGCTTATAACAAACTTGTCAGACAAGAATAAAGAGGAGCCGGCATATAAGATGTGGCTTGCCAAAATATACTCTCTTCAAAAAGAAACTGCGGATCAGGCAGGTCAGATTTTAGACAGCATAAAAGATAGAGACATAGGGAAAATAGAATTTAAGCTCATTGAAGCATCAGTTCTTCAAAATACAAATAAAACTAAAGAAGCTGATGAATTAATGAATACCTTAATAAAAGAAAATAAAGACAGTTATACTATACTTCATACAGCTGGGTGGTATTATCTAAATAAGAAGGAATATGATAAAGCTGAAAAGTACTGTAAGGAATCTATACTTAAGAATAGGGATTATCCTGATAATTACGGCTTTTTAATGCCTGAAATATTAAAGGATGAAGGAAAAAGTATAGAGGGTGAACCATATTTCAGAACTGCCATGATGAAGGAACCTTATAATTATAATATAATGTTAAATATAGCCAACTTTTACTGGTATACTAATAAAAATACTGATAAGGCAATGGAATATTTCAAAATGGCTGAAATTGTTAAACCTGATGATGCAGATATTAAATATAATATGGCTTTGATAGACTTAAATAATAAAAAAGATGATGATGCAGTAAAACTTCTCAATGAATGTATCAAATTAGCAGATGCAGTGCCGGAATATCATAGGACATTAGGAACTGTATACTTTTTAAAGGGTAATACAAAAGAGGCACTTCAGCAAATAAGATATGCATATAATGGAGATGAAAATGATATTTTAACTCTTAACAATGCAGGATGTTATTATATAACAGTTGATGCCAATTTAGACCGTGGAATGTTTAATCTGAAAAAAGCCTATGAAGGTATCACTAAAGATACCGATAAATATACTAAGGATACTATTACTGAAAATTATAACAAGGCTAAAAAATTATATGATGATTACACAAGTTCTAGTTCAAAGACTCTAAAGGTTCCAGATTTTATTATGTTTTATTAA
- a CDS encoding Mur ligase family protein yields MIISKAVIKTSHFFKKGGSNFPGKVALKIAPEILKTVAKDYSIILVTGTNGKTTTTSMIYNMIKDNKKKVITNNTGANLFPGIVTCFVENYKFKNTAEDKYAVIEVDEANLKFITQLVSPKIITVTNLFRDQLDRYGEVYTTLKKILEGIQKVPEAALVLNGDESLLGDLGLKNKTYYYGFTCSLEQSKTVDINADAKFCKKCKAPYKYNYLTYSHLGDYYCDNCGYKRPDLDYIVNEIKQVTSDGSLISIDGNEYYVSQPGTYNIYNALCAYSVGKTLGIDNSIIFNSLKSQKSSFGRQEILNIENKEVKIILVKNPAGYDEAINSVKLDNRKVDICFILNDNYADGRDVSWIWDVKFEQLANLNINKVNVAGIRLYDMAVRLKVAGLSEDKFTFSNTYDELLQQIKTSDEQMIYVLATYTAMIDFRKFLQSKGYIKKFW; encoded by the coding sequence ATAATTATTTCAAAAGCTGTAATTAAAACCTCCCATTTTTTCAAAAAAGGAGGCAGCAATTTTCCTGGTAAAGTAGCTCTTAAAATAGCTCCTGAAATATTGAAAACTGTTGCAAAAGATTACAGCATTATTTTAGTTACAGGTACAAATGGGAAAACTACAACTACCAGCATGATATATAATATGATAAAAGATAATAAGAAGAAAGTAATTACAAATAATACAGGTGCTAACCTATTCCCAGGCATAGTAACCTGCTTTGTTGAAAATTATAAATTTAAAAACACTGCAGAGGATAAATATGCAGTAATTGAAGTTGATGAGGCAAATCTGAAGTTTATAACACAGCTTGTGTCTCCCAAAATTATTACAGTGACAAACCTATTTAGAGATCAGCTTGACAGATATGGTGAAGTTTATACCACCTTAAAGAAAATTCTGGAAGGAATACAAAAGGTTCCTGAAGCAGCATTAGTTTTAAATGGAGATGAATCTCTTCTTGGTGATTTAGGCTTAAAGAACAAAACATATTATTATGGTTTTACATGCTCATTAGAACAGTCTAAAACTGTAGATATAAATGCTGATGCAAAGTTTTGCAAAAAGTGTAAGGCACCATATAAATATAATTATTTAACATATAGTCATCTTGGAGATTATTACTGTGATAACTGCGGTTATAAACGTCCTGATCTGGACTACATTGTTAATGAAATTAAACAGGTTACCTCAGATGGATCACTTATATCTATTGATGGAAATGAGTATTATGTAAGCCAGCCTGGTACATACAATATCTATAATGCACTATGTGCATATTCTGTTGGAAAAACTTTAGGCATTGATAATTCTATTATTTTCAATTCTTTAAAGAGCCAGAAAAGTTCTTTTGGAAGACAGGAAATATTAAATATTGAAAATAAAGAAGTTAAAATCATTTTAGTTAAAAATCCAGCAGGTTATGATGAAGCAATTAATTCTGTAAAATTAGATAATAGAAAAGTTGATATATGTTTTATTCTTAATGATAATTATGCAGATGGACGAGATGTTTCATGGATATGGGATGTTAAATTTGAACAGCTTGCCAATCTTAATATAAATAAGGTAAATGTAGCTGGAATAAGGCTGTATGACATGGCAGTAAGATTAAAGGTAGCTGGACTTTCTGAAGATAAATTTACCTTTTCAAATACCTATGATGAACTTTTGCAGCAAATAAAGACATCGGATGAACAAATGATTTATGTTTTAGCAACCTATACTGCAATGATTGATTTTAGAAAGTTTCTGCAAAGCAAAGGATATATTAAGAAGTTCTGGTAA
- a CDS encoding type 1 glutamine amidotransferase: MELNICHLYPDLLNVYGDLGNILILKYRALKRGIHVNIFNVSLRDHFEGSKYDITFFGGGQDYEQSIVSDDLTETKKFAITEYIQSGKVFLAICGGYQLLGKYYTTPDGEKLDGLGILDIYTTGGNKRFIGNTVIFNEKYNETYVGFENHSGRTYIGNLQPLGKVLAGYGNNGEDGYEGCIYKNTYCSYFHGSLLSKNPELADRLIETALKIKNPDYVLPPLDSSLENKAKEFIINRETKKK; encoded by the coding sequence ATGGAGTTAAATATTTGTCATCTATATCCTGATCTGCTGAATGTATATGGGGATTTAGGTAATATATTAATTTTAAAGTATAGAGCTTTAAAGCGGGGTATCCATGTTAACATTTTTAACGTTTCACTTAGAGATCATTTTGAGGGCAGTAAATATGACATAACCTTTTTTGGCGGCGGTCAGGATTATGAGCAGTCTATAGTTTCTGATGATTTAACTGAAACTAAGAAATTTGCTATTACTGAATACATACAAAGTGGAAAAGTATTTCTTGCTATCTGCGGGGGATATCAGCTCCTTGGGAAATATTATACTACACCTGATGGAGAAAAACTTGATGGTTTAGGCATTCTGGATATATACACTACGGGGGGCAATAAGCGTTTTATTGGCAATACAGTAATCTTCAATGAAAAATACAATGAAACTTATGTTGGATTTGAAAATCATTCAGGAAGAACATACATAGGTAACCTGCAGCCTCTTGGCAAAGTGCTGGCTGGTTATGGAAATAATGGTGAAGATGGATATGAGGGCTGCATTTATAAAAATACATATTGCTCATATTTTCATGGATCTTTATTATCCAAAAATCCTGAGTTAGCTGATAGGCTTATTGAAACTGCTTTAAAAATAAAAAACCCTGATTATGTACTTCCTCCTCTGGACAGCAGCTTAGAAAATAAAGCTAAGGAATTTATTATTAATAGAGAAACTAAAAAAAAGTAA